In a genomic window of Thiosocius teredinicola:
- a CDS encoding PAS domain S-box protein, which translates to MSTILNVASEPIGHIGLVGVTSTLAGQLDFHLGHDFAIAACDDADALLDHLESGGALLDSVVVDLAAEEAVRLAQRIHTYDKLIPVFILSAPHGNEELRRTLMFSPFLGNEVIAWSTDDNDILPETLRDAVNRHRQRVRHRNTLSKATIKLEKLPLQRPEAAHYLDRLLDYAPVGVMTVDTAGTVVTLNRQAQSILAISESRVLGQPLARFFPPPEWARLMALQTACNVDGTTRCSDIFELDAEARGVRHIEISIAPLAYRTGQRGFMLILQDVSSRVEAEKERQRAEDDLRQHAAVLRRFHEVTSSKVLGLEEKIDEVLRLGCTQFGLPVGVLTRVDGNELSVIRAVGNDKLYGAGSSHDLQHTYCSVALLSSEPLAFSDSERGEWADHAAFQATGQRSYIGTCVQVDDDAAGTLCFFDTVPRDRPFNTADSELIKLMSRWVASELQRERANALMRKLSGALERTADAIMITDRDRYIEYVNPSFERLTGYSKEEAIGKKTYFLRSGLHDKKFYDELWGVIGKGNVYRGTLVNRKKDGTLYHEQKTISPLRDAKGVITHFISAGHDISDLIEAEELNRAHQAELAHVARLSTLGEMTSGLAHELNQPLCAITTYAQTCLHILQGEDCSPDRVRYGVEQIVSQAELASEIFRRLRDFARKGEIRRQPVSIAKLIKEVVSFVAAEAQQKLVRIQQNIPPRIEEVMADSIQIEQVMLNLVRNAMDAIAELDVTRRQISIAVSADTEGWLTLEIRDCGPGCPDEMADRLFEPFVTSKSKGLGIGLSISQGIIEAHGGKLWLAENSPQGAAFCFTLPTKAAVDSEAVTHV; encoded by the coding sequence GTGTCGACAATCCTGAACGTCGCCAGCGAACCGATCGGGCACATCGGCCTGGTCGGCGTAACGAGCACACTGGCCGGCCAACTCGATTTTCACCTGGGGCACGACTTCGCGATCGCTGCCTGCGACGATGCCGACGCCTTGCTGGACCACCTGGAATCGGGCGGCGCTCTGCTCGACTCCGTGGTGGTTGACCTGGCGGCGGAAGAGGCGGTGCGTCTTGCGCAACGCATCCACACTTATGACAAGCTGATCCCGGTGTTCATCCTGAGCGCGCCTCACGGCAACGAAGAGCTGCGGCGGACCTTGATGTTCAGTCCGTTTCTCGGCAACGAAGTGATCGCCTGGTCGACCGACGACAACGATATCCTGCCCGAGACACTGCGCGATGCGGTCAACCGCCACCGCCAGCGGGTCCGTCACCGCAATACTCTGTCGAAGGCAACCATCAAGCTCGAAAAGCTGCCGCTGCAACGGCCCGAGGCCGCCCACTATCTCGACCGGCTGCTCGATTACGCGCCGGTGGGCGTGATGACGGTGGACACCGCCGGCACGGTGGTTACCCTGAATCGCCAGGCGCAATCGATTCTCGCGATCAGCGAGAGCCGTGTGCTCGGTCAGCCGCTGGCGCGATTCTTTCCGCCACCCGAATGGGCACGATTGATGGCGCTGCAGACGGCGTGCAATGTCGATGGCACGACACGTTGCAGCGACATCTTCGAACTCGATGCGGAGGCGAGGGGCGTTCGGCACATCGAGATATCGATCGCGCCGCTGGCGTATCGCACCGGGCAGCGCGGCTTCATGTTGATCCTGCAAGATGTTTCATCGCGCGTGGAGGCCGAGAAAGAACGCCAACGCGCCGAGGACGACCTGCGACAACATGCGGCGGTGCTGCGCCGTTTCCACGAAGTGACGTCGTCCAAGGTACTGGGGCTTGAGGAAAAGATCGACGAAGTGTTGCGATTGGGCTGTACGCAGTTTGGGCTGCCGGTCGGCGTCCTCACCCGTGTAGACGGCAATGAACTGTCCGTTATCCGTGCAGTCGGCAATGACAAGCTCTACGGGGCGGGCAGCAGCCATGATTTGCAGCACACCTATTGCAGCGTCGCCTTGCTGTCGAGCGAACCGCTGGCATTTTCCGATTCCGAACGCGGAGAGTGGGCTGACCATGCGGCATTTCAGGCGACCGGCCAGCGATCCTATATCGGCACCTGCGTGCAGGTGGATGACGACGCCGCGGGCACCCTATGCTTTTTCGACACGGTGCCGCGCGACAGGCCCTTCAATACCGCCGACAGCGAGTTGATCAAGCTGATGTCTCGCTGGGTCGCCAGCGAACTGCAACGCGAGCGTGCCAACGCGCTGATGCGCAAGCTGTCCGGTGCGCTTGAACGTACCGCCGATGCCATCATGATCACCGATCGTGACCGCTATATCGAATACGTGAACCCGTCATTCGAGCGGCTGACCGGCTATTCAAAGGAAGAGGCAATCGGCAAGAAGACCTACTTCCTGCGTTCCGGCCTGCACGATAAGAAGTTCTATGACGAGTTGTGGGGCGTGATCGGCAAGGGCAACGTCTATCGCGGCACGCTGGTCAATCGCAAGAAAGACGGCACGCTGTATCACGAGCAGAAAACGATCAGCCCACTACGCGACGCCAAGGGCGTGATCACCCATTTCATCTCGGCCGGTCACGATATCTCCGATCTGATCGAGGCCGAAGAGCTCAATCGGGCACATCAGGCCGAACTGGCCCATGTCGCGCGCCTGAGTACCCTGGGTGAGATGACCTCGGGGTTGGCACATGAGTTGAACCAGCCTCTGTGCGCGATTACCACCTACGCCCAGACTTGTCTGCATATCCTGCAGGGCGAAGACTGCAGCCCTGATCGCGTGCGCTACGGTGTTGAGCAGATCGTCAGCCAGGCCGAATTGGCGAGCGAGATATTTCGTCGTCTGCGCGATTTCGCCCGCAAAGGCGAGATCAGGCGCCAGCCGGTCTCGATCGCCAAGCTGATCAAAGAGGTGGTGTCCTTCGTTGCGGCCGAAGCGCAGCAGAAACTGGTGCGCATACAGCAGAACATCCCGCCGCGTATCGAAGAGGTCATGGCCGACTCGATCCAGATTGAGCAGGTCATGTTGAACCTGGTGCGCAATGCGATGGACGCCATCGCCGAGCTCGATGTGACACGTCGCCAGATATCGATCGCGGTCAGTGCGGACACCGAAGGTTGGCTGACCCTGGAGATACGCGACTGCGGGCCGGGCTGCCCCGACGAGATGGCCGATCGTCTGTTCGAGCCCTTCGTCACCTCCAAGAGCAAAGGGCTCGGCATCGGCTTGAGCATCAGCCAGGGGATCATCGAGGCGCATGGCGGCAAGTTGTGGCTGGCCGAAAACTCGCCGCAGGGCGCAGCCTTTTGCTTCACGCTACCGACCAAGGCGGCGGTCGATAGCGAGGCGGTGACCCATGTATAG
- a CDS encoding response regulator transcription factor, whose translation MYRVKPHNNWSIVHVVDDNPAVRDAICWLVEQVGLEGKPYASAQEFLSVYDAELRGCLVLDIRMPGMSGLELQDRLRSTFAQLPVIIVTGHGDVPITVRAMKAGAYEFLQKPFNDQDLIDAIQSALLEYSEIWRREDEQARLTQNLSSLTPREREVLQHLGLGKPNKVIAYDMGLSVRTVEGYRANIMSKLHVRTIGELMQIVLDAGLSAR comes from the coding sequence ATGTATAGGGTCAAACCGCACAACAACTGGTCGATCGTTCATGTCGTCGACGACAACCCGGCCGTGCGCGATGCCATCTGCTGGCTCGTCGAACAGGTCGGGCTCGAAGGCAAACCCTATGCCTCGGCGCAGGAGTTTCTCTCGGTATACGACGCAGAGCTGCGCGGCTGTCTGGTACTGGATATCCGCATGCCGGGCATGAGCGGGCTTGAACTGCAGGACAGGCTGCGCTCGACCTTTGCCCAGCTACCGGTGATTATCGTGACCGGCCACGGCGACGTGCCGATCACGGTACGCGCCATGAAAGCCGGTGCCTATGAGTTTCTGCAGAAACCATTCAACGACCAGGACCTGATCGACGCCATTCAAAGTGCGTTGTTGGAATACAGTGAGATCTGGCGTCGAGAAGACGAGCAGGCGAGGCTCACGCAGAACCTGTCGAGTCTGACGCCGCGCGAGCGCGAGGTGCTGCAGCATCTCGGCCTTGGCAAGCCCAACAAGGTCATCGCTTACGACATGGGCCTGTCGGTACGCACGGTGGAAGGCTACCGCGCCAATATCATGAGCAAGCTGCATGTCAGGACGATCGGAGAATTGATGCAGATCGTGCTCGACGCGGGGCTCAGCGCCCGCTGA
- a CDS encoding DsrE family protein produces the protein MKRSVLFFVSLLMIAPPAMVLAKPDDSHALQGVEQGKVVFDINMAEPKKMTLYLDVIRETVDDLVRQGVEPKVILAYRGLSVRLVSKNRDNMELTDFEHLDKIAQQIADLQSKGVRVEACSVATRIFNVDNDSLLDGVVPVGNTFVSLTGYHAQGYASIPIY, from the coding sequence ATGAAGAGATCGGTGTTGTTTTTCGTGTCGTTGTTGATGATCGCGCCGCCGGCAATGGTGCTGGCGAAACCCGACGACAGCCATGCGCTGCAAGGCGTTGAACAGGGAAAGGTGGTATTCGACATCAACATGGCTGAACCGAAAAAAATGACACTGTATCTCGATGTTATCCGCGAGACGGTGGACGACCTGGTGCGTCAAGGCGTCGAACCGAAGGTGATTCTGGCCTACCGGGGACTGTCGGTCAGGCTGGTTTCCAAAAACCGCGACAACATGGAATTGACCGATTTCGAACACCTCGACAAGATCGCGCAACAGATCGCCGACCTGCAGTCGAAAGGCGTAAGAGTCGAGGCGTGCTCGGTCGCGACCCGCATCTTCAATGTCGACAACGATTCCCTGTTGGACGGCGTTGTGCCGGTAGGTAATACCTTTGTTTCGCTGACTGGCTACCACGCCCAGGGGTATGCGAGCATCCCGATCTACTGA
- a CDS encoding SCO family protein, giving the protein MTADDESRYSLGDSRGRVVVISFGYTFCPDICPTALATIGQALKQMGKDAEQVDALFISLDPDRDTTERLRSYTEFFHPRLIGLTGSAAELKQVADQYKVYYGFVGKGKTERYSMDHSANLYILDTEGRLSSMLPHGMPPGALVDRIRQAMQSTVPNNDNNNLKRPTVSN; this is encoded by the coding sequence TTGACGGCCGATGATGAAAGCCGTTACTCGCTTGGCGATTCGCGGGGCAGGGTAGTTGTCATCTCGTTTGGATACACTTTCTGTCCGGATATCTGCCCCACCGCGCTGGCCACGATCGGTCAGGCATTGAAGCAGATGGGTAAGGATGCCGAACAGGTCGACGCGCTGTTCATCTCGCTGGATCCAGACAGGGATACTACGGAGCGCCTACGTAGTTATACGGAGTTCTTCCACCCACGATTGATCGGTCTGACCGGTTCGGCCGCCGAACTGAAACAGGTCGCTGATCAATACAAGGTGTATTACGGGTTCGTCGGCAAGGGGAAAACCGAGCGTTACAGCATGGACCATTCGGCGAATCTTTATATACTCGATACCGAAGGCCGCCTGTCGAGTATGTTGCCGCACGGCATGCCGCCGGGTGCATTGGTCGACCGGATCCGGCAGGCTATGCAGAGTACCGTACCGAACAACGACAACAACAACTTGAAACGCCCGACCGTGTCGAATTGA
- a CDS encoding response regulator transcription factor, with the protein MNASFVYIVEDDAAVRDALVTLVRSVGLNAIAFDSADAFLDAMPRERVACILTDICMPGTDGMTLQRVMNDKGIDIPLIAISAHGDIAMAVEMVKRGAIDFIEKPFRNQVVLDRIREALQVAEAQNKDSMRQRGVVARLESLTPREHEVMSELIEGVSNKAIARRLSLSPRTVETHRAHILRKMEVESVTALVVLLKRVGVLDNAP; encoded by the coding sequence ATGAACGCTTCTTTCGTCTATATCGTCGAGGATGACGCAGCCGTGCGTGATGCCTTGGTCACCTTGGTCAGATCCGTTGGTTTGAATGCCATCGCATTCGACAGCGCGGACGCATTCCTGGACGCGATGCCGCGGGAACGGGTCGCTTGCATTCTGACCGATATCTGCATGCCGGGCACCGATGGGATGACCCTGCAGCGCGTGATGAACGATAAGGGTATCGACATACCGCTGATTGCGATCTCGGCGCATGGCGATATCGCGATGGCGGTAGAGATGGTGAAGCGCGGCGCGATTGACTTTATCGAAAAGCCGTTTCGTAACCAGGTGGTGCTCGACCGTATTCGCGAAGCACTGCAGGTGGCGGAAGCGCAGAACAAAGACTCGATGCGTCAACGTGGCGTCGTCGCACGACTCGAGAGCCTCACCCCGCGCGAGCACGAGGTTATGTCCGAGTTGATTGAAGGGGTCAGCAACAAGGCGATTGCACGTAGGCTGTCTTTGAGTCCGCGTACGGTCGAAACGCATCGCGCCCATATTCTGCGCAAGATGGAAGTGGAATCGGTCACTGCACTCGTAGTGCTGTTAAAGCGCGTAGGGGTGCTGGATAACGCCCCGTAG
- a CDS encoding OmpP1/FadL family transporter, which translates to MAVVLPILCFQFSSPANASNYGTDLNLTMMPAAGGMGGVGIAQPQDVGAAVFGNPATLTQYQGTQFMFGATFYDVNVSAEHDGTTSGTPWSADSDAGPYLVPNVALTQSLGSDTVLGAGLTVVAGVGSDFRNVTGSLDPLAEILVFGANAGVAHKLNENFSVGGMLTIGMGLGQAGLNSNTASTSNFGVRGTLGATYEAGDTTIGAYYRSPLAIKYKNMVQYSATQYHSPTFEQPQEVGIGIANKSLMRGDLLLAADVIWKDWSSAESYQDLYDDQHVFAIGAQYSTGPYRIRAGFSHADSPIKNNVGSSVGDITSLSVGGTTVAMNPALTQYVQATNAEVIWENQATLGFGMDITSNIVVDAHVGYSFKRDEQIGATDVDAGAWQAGIAFTWQFQ; encoded by the coding sequence ATGGCAGTTGTATTGCCGATCTTGTGTTTCCAGTTTTCGTCACCCGCCAACGCCTCGAACTACGGGACGGACCTCAACCTGACCATGATGCCGGCCGCCGGCGGTATGGGCGGAGTCGGCATTGCGCAACCGCAAGATGTCGGGGCCGCGGTATTCGGCAATCCGGCGACATTGACCCAGTACCAGGGTACGCAGTTCATGTTCGGCGCGACGTTCTATGACGTCAACGTGTCGGCAGAACACGACGGAACGACTTCGGGAACCCCCTGGTCGGCCGACTCGGATGCCGGACCTTACCTTGTACCGAATGTCGCACTTACCCAGTCACTGGGGAGCGACACGGTGCTGGGCGCCGGTCTGACGGTTGTTGCCGGCGTCGGCTCGGATTTCCGAAACGTCACCGGCAGCCTCGACCCCTTGGCGGAGATCCTGGTTTTCGGGGCGAACGCCGGTGTCGCCCACAAGTTGAACGAGAACTTCTCGGTCGGCGGTATGCTGACGATAGGTATGGGCCTGGGCCAAGCAGGTCTGAACAGCAATACGGCATCGACCAGCAATTTCGGTGTTCGCGGCACGCTTGGGGCGACCTATGAAGCGGGCGATACCACCATCGGGGCCTACTATCGCAGCCCACTGGCGATTAAGTACAAGAACATGGTGCAATACTCGGCGACGCAGTATCACAGTCCGACGTTCGAACAACCGCAGGAAGTCGGCATCGGCATTGCCAACAAAAGCCTGATGCGCGGTGACCTGTTGCTGGCCGCCGATGTGATCTGGAAGGACTGGTCGAGTGCCGAGAGTTATCAGGATCTCTACGACGATCAACATGTTTTCGCGATAGGCGCACAGTATTCGACGGGCCCCTATCGCATACGCGCAGGCTTTTCGCACGCGGACAGCCCGATAAAGAACAACGTCGGTTCTTCGGTCGGTGATATCACGTCACTGTCCGTCGGTGGAACGACGGTAGCGATGAATCCCGCCTTGACGCAGTATGTGCAGGCGACCAATGCCGAGGTGATCTGGGAAAACCAGGCGACGCTTGGTTTTGGCATGGATATAACGTCCAATATCGTTGTTGACGCGCATGTCGGCTACAGCTTCAAGCGGGATGAGCAGATCGGTGCGACCGATGTCGACGCGGGAGCATGGCAAGCCGGCATTGCGTTTACCTGGCAGTTCCAGTGA
- a CDS encoding PAS domain-containing sensor histidine kinase encodes MVEYVSVWTSAGGIAWTLFAIGIGVLSTLRLSRVFSPAKGGHIPQGDEKPEQPASARDTFAEALFATVPIGVIVHNADGIVGHVNAEGLRLLEAASPSEIVGKNVQTVLSSDFEDAYTEMIKAVLAGEPRSMTLELIGYRQRKRWVEVQLVRFQRVSEMPYELMAIVRDIDETHALSMQLVEQRNRLHTIIESEPECVKLQDRDGVIMEMNPAGLAILKADDPHEVIGKTIYHFLQKDYSRAYRELTDDVFAGHRRSLEFEVLTISGERRWLETHAAPLRDPTGKVCALLAITRDIDRRKRDEEKLRRQQDELAHVCRLSTLGELASGLAHELNQPLCALSSYAETASNLSASAGDHTADLDSLLGKIVREAERASGIIDRLREFVRKQAPQPQPNDMGVLIEETLHLINAECKRGYIDVSVQLPPALPKVSIDRVQAEQILLNLFNNAIQASMEVIPERRRIVVAATVDQGRVAVTLRDYADGIPEPLRAQLFTPFFTTKKSGIGMGLSLSRSIAESFGGQLLYEPAHQGSIFTLILPTVDDAE; translated from the coding sequence ATGGTTGAGTACGTCAGTGTTTGGACCTCTGCCGGAGGAATTGCCTGGACGCTGTTCGCCATTGGTATCGGCGTGCTATCCACCTTGCGTCTCAGCCGGGTGTTTTCACCCGCGAAGGGTGGGCACATTCCCCAAGGTGACGAAAAGCCCGAACAACCGGCATCCGCTCGCGACACGTTTGCGGAAGCGTTGTTTGCGACGGTGCCGATCGGCGTCATCGTGCACAACGCGGACGGTATCGTAGGACACGTCAATGCAGAGGGCTTGCGGCTGCTCGAAGCCGCGTCGCCATCGGAGATTGTCGGCAAAAACGTACAAACGGTGTTGTCGTCCGATTTCGAGGACGCATACACCGAGATGATCAAAGCGGTTCTGGCTGGTGAACCCCGGTCTATGACGCTGGAGCTTATCGGCTACCGCCAACGCAAGCGCTGGGTGGAAGTGCAGTTGGTTCGCTTTCAGCGTGTCTCGGAAATGCCGTACGAGTTGATGGCAATCGTACGCGATATCGATGAAACGCACGCGCTCAGCATGCAGCTCGTCGAGCAGCGCAACCGCCTTCACACCATCATCGAATCGGAACCCGAATGCGTGAAGCTGCAGGATCGCGATGGTGTGATCATGGAGATGAATCCGGCCGGATTGGCGATTCTCAAGGCCGACGATCCACACGAGGTGATCGGCAAAACCATCTATCATTTTTTGCAGAAAGACTATTCGCGCGCCTACCGTGAGTTGACGGACGATGTGTTTGCCGGGCATCGGCGCAGCCTGGAGTTCGAAGTCCTGACCATCAGCGGTGAGCGGCGCTGGCTCGAAACGCATGCTGCGCCTTTGCGCGACCCCACGGGAAAAGTATGCGCCTTGCTGGCGATCACGCGCGATATCGATCGCCGCAAAAGAGATGAGGAAAAGTTGCGTCGCCAGCAGGACGAGTTGGCGCACGTCTGCCGTCTCAGCACCCTGGGTGAGTTGGCTTCCGGGCTGGCGCATGAGCTCAACCAGCCGCTGTGCGCCTTATCCAGCTATGCAGAGACCGCCTCGAATCTGTCTGCGTCGGCGGGCGACCATACCGCCGATCTCGACTCGCTGCTGGGCAAGATCGTCAGGGAAGCGGAGCGGGCGAGTGGCATCATCGATCGCCTACGTGAATTCGTTCGTAAGCAGGCGCCGCAGCCACAGCCGAACGATATGGGCGTGTTGATCGAGGAGACGCTGCACCTGATCAACGCCGAGTGCAAACGCGGCTATATCGACGTGTCCGTGCAGTTGCCCCCGGCCTTGCCAAAGGTGAGCATTGACCGGGTGCAGGCCGAACAGATTCTGTTGAATCTTTTCAACAACGCCATCCAGGCGTCGATGGAGGTCATTCCGGAACGCCGCCGTATCGTGGTTGCGGCCACCGTCGATCAGGGCCGCGTGGCGGTAACCTTGCGCGACTATGCCGACGGTATTCCTGAACCATTGCGTGCACAGCTTTTCACGCCATTCTTTACGACCAAGAAAAGCGGCATCGGCATGGGGCTGTCGCTCAGCAGGAGTATTGCCGAATCGTTCGGCGGTCAACTGCTGTACGAACCGGCGCACCAGGGAAGCATTTTCACTTTGATCCTGCCGACGGTGGACGACGCCGAATGA
- a CDS encoding fatty acid desaturase: MSRLIFGHLVYLYTPLGIIACILGILKGGDWVWVGTGIFAMNIVLDTVTSSFHTKGAQTKRDGKPAGVGPILNLMMYAQLVSFVALQMALAWRVFQYASGAPVETMVYSLPAWTGLEASFAYTSGITGIQLIGATLSAGMHQGLGIMFGHELSHTKGIGFLISRWMMALSGAAHFCFAHVYNHHLELGRAWMGPEGNKMGEDTDPATAPRGRSIYTHFVISHIGQSYFGIMTEKKRLSRQGKSFFSLSNRWIRGYLMSVPTVALFLGAGYLGGGMSGLLIGLAVMLAVWVISNFELEALNYMEHYGLIRVKDEPIEYRHSWDNDNAFTSWAFIEIGRQADHHDRGETHFWELSSVGTAPDGAPNARIGYYAEFCLALVPPLWHHVYKRKLAIWDRDFASPEEQKIAREINRKVGYEIDPDEVKGQSLAVPYAM, from the coding sequence ATGAGCAGACTGATTTTTGGCCACCTGGTCTATCTATACACGCCGCTGGGAATCATCGCCTGCATACTCGGCATACTCAAAGGCGGCGACTGGGTTTGGGTTGGTACCGGTATCTTCGCGATGAACATCGTGCTCGATACGGTGACCTCTTCATTTCACACGAAAGGCGCCCAAACAAAGCGCGATGGCAAACCGGCAGGCGTCGGTCCGATACTGAACCTGATGATGTACGCGCAGCTCGTCAGTTTCGTCGCGCTGCAGATGGCGCTTGCATGGCGCGTATTTCAGTACGCGAGCGGGGCGCCGGTTGAAACAATGGTCTATTCATTGCCGGCATGGACCGGCCTCGAAGCCAGCTTTGCCTACACCAGCGGTATCACCGGCATCCAGCTCATCGGGGCGACGTTGAGCGCCGGCATGCACCAGGGTCTGGGCATCATGTTCGGCCATGAGCTGTCGCATACCAAGGGTATCGGCTTCTTGATCTCACGCTGGATGATGGCCTTGTCCGGCGCCGCGCACTTCTGCTTCGCACATGTCTACAACCATCATCTGGAACTCGGTCGCGCCTGGATGGGTCCGGAAGGCAACAAGATGGGTGAGGATACCGATCCGGCAACTGCGCCTCGCGGACGCAGCATCTATACCCACTTCGTGATCTCGCATATCGGTCAGTCGTACTTCGGCATCATGACGGAGAAAAAACGCCTGTCGCGTCAGGGCAAGAGCTTCTTCTCGCTATCCAACCGCTGGATTCGTGGCTACCTGATGAGCGTGCCGACGGTCGCCTTGTTTCTCGGGGCCGGTTACCTGGGCGGCGGGATGAGCGGCCTGTTGATCGGCTTGGCCGTGATGCTGGCGGTGTGGGTGATATCCAACTTCGAACTCGAAGCACTCAACTACATGGAGCACTACGGGCTGATCCGCGTGAAGGACGAGCCGATCGAATACCGTCACTCGTGGGACAACGACAACGCCTTCACCAGTTGGGCGTTCATCGAGATCGGTCGCCAGGCCGACCATCATGACCGCGGTGAGACGCACTTCTGGGAGCTGTCCAGCGTGGGAACGGCACCTGACGGCGCCCCGAATGCACGTATCGGCTACTACGCCGAGTTCTGCCTGGCACTGGTCCCGCCGCTTTGGCACCACGTCTACAAGCGCAAGCTCGCTATATGGGACCGCGACTTCGCCAGCCCAGAAGAACAGAAGATCGCCCGTGAGATCAACAGAAAGGTTGGCTACGAGATCGATCCGGACGAGGTCAAAGGGCAGTCGCTGGCAGTGCCTTACGCGATGTGA
- a CDS encoding acyl-CoA dehydrogenase family protein, translated as MFGDDLSTILPRVQEIASEVVAPQSASIDEHARWPEASLRAMQDAGFGGLVVPKQFGGNGCGLFALTRVCETLGRECASTAICYGMHSVGSSVIAANATPYQQERYLEPICAGKHITTLSLSEAGTGAHFYLPQTSLEAVDEQHFRLTGTKTFVTNGSQADSYVVSAVATDPDAPIGQFSCVIVDGDSPDIAWGAPWDGLGMRGNSSRSMELPGLKVPRSNLLGNEGDQIWYTFNVIMPHFLVAMGGTFLGVASSALEEARRHMARRYHAHTGTNLAQSSVLQHRLATLWSSVERTRQLIYHAARSFDNGEPDALVAVMAAKAEVADCVVNLVNESMTLNGGIGYRKGSKLHRMLRDARACHLMSPTTDILRVWIGRALLGQPLLAD; from the coding sequence ATGTTCGGCGACGATCTGAGCACCATTCTGCCGCGGGTTCAGGAGATAGCCTCGGAAGTGGTCGCACCGCAGAGTGCAAGCATTGATGAACACGCCCGCTGGCCCGAGGCGAGCCTGCGCGCCATGCAGGACGCCGGGTTCGGCGGGCTGGTCGTGCCGAAACAGTTCGGCGGCAACGGTTGCGGCCTGTTCGCCCTGACACGGGTTTGCGAAACCCTCGGCCGGGAATGCGCATCGACCGCAATCTGTTACGGTATGCATTCGGTGGGATCGTCGGTTATCGCCGCCAACGCAACGCCATACCAGCAGGAACGGTACTTAGAGCCTATCTGCGCCGGTAAGCACATCACCACGCTGTCACTCAGCGAGGCCGGCACCGGGGCACATTTTTATCTTCCGCAGACCTCCCTTGAGGCGGTCGACGAACAGCATTTCCGGCTTACCGGCACCAAAACATTCGTCACCAACGGCAGCCAGGCGGATTCGTATGTCGTGTCGGCGGTCGCTACCGATCCGGATGCGCCGATCGGCCAGTTTTCCTGTGTGATCGTCGATGGAGATTCACCCGACATCGCGTGGGGCGCGCCCTGGGATGGGCTGGGTATGCGCGGCAACTCTTCGCGCTCTATGGAGCTACCCGGTCTGAAGGTGCCGCGTAGCAACCTGCTCGGCAACGAAGGAGATCAGATCTGGTACACGTTCAACGTCATCATGCCGCATTTCCTCGTCGCCATGGGCGGCACCTTTCTCGGCGTGGCCAGCTCCGCGCTGGAAGAGGCGCGCCGTCATATGGCACGCCGCTACCACGCGCATACCGGTACCAACCTGGCGCAATCGTCGGTGCTGCAGCATCGCCTGGCGACGCTGTGGTCGAGCGTCGAGCGTACCCGTCAACTCATCTACCATGCGGCGCGCAGCTTCGATAACGGTGAACCGGACGCGCTGGTTGCAGTCATGGCGGCCAAAGCCGAGGTCGCCGACTGCGTGGTCAACCTGGTCAATGAATCGATGACCTTGAACGGCGGGATAGGTTACCGCAAGGGTTCCAAGCTTCATCGGATGTTGCGCGATGCGCGGGCATGCCACCTGATGTCGCCGACCACCGACATCTTGCGTGTCTGGATTGGGCGGGCGTTGTTGGGTCAACCGTTGTTGGCCGACTGA
- a CDS encoding OsmC family protein, with translation MSLDNVKDALTKTIAGIQNAPNTSNVVFRADTEWVEDVRCAAKVRQFDPITVDEPPELGGKDSAANPVELVLVALGTCQEIMYAAYASVMDIQLDAVTVRARGYLDLKGLFGLDPSVPPGYKRITFETEIESPADDDKLRKLIETVEGHCPVLDILCRAQSVSGKATANGRVLHNLATNAA, from the coding sequence ATGTCTCTCGACAATGTCAAAGACGCGCTGACGAAAACGATCGCAGGCATCCAGAATGCGCCCAACACATCCAACGTCGTGTTCCGGGCGGATACTGAATGGGTCGAAGATGTGCGATGCGCTGCCAAAGTCAGACAGTTCGATCCGATCACCGTTGATGAGCCGCCTGAACTCGGTGGCAAGGATTCTGCGGCAAATCCCGTTGAACTGGTGCTCGTGGCATTAGGGACGTGTCAGGAGATCATGTATGCCGCTTATGCCTCCGTGATGGACATTCAACTCGATGCAGTAACCGTCCGTGCACGTGGCTATCTCGATCTGAAAGGCTTGTTCGGCCTCGATCCGAGCGTTCCCCCTGGATACAAGCGGATCACCTTTGAAACCGAGATCGAAAGCCCGGCCGACGATGACAAGCTCAGGAAGCTCATCGAGACCGTTGAAGGTCATTGTCCCGTGCTGGATATTCTGTGTCGCGCGCAATCGGTGTCCGGCAAAGCGACGGCTAACGGTCGGGTGCTGCACAACCTCGCCACAAACGCCGCTTAA